One genomic window of Marinobacter adhaerens HP15 includes the following:
- a CDS encoding alpha-L-glutamate ligase-like protein, translated as MDWISPRSLKRLGMLNMNRRNVDYISRYNERSSYPLVDNKLKTKLVVAEYGVKTPKLLQIVRQQHEISHFREMAEDLEGFAIKPAKGSGGKGITVITGRDGDDYIKASGSRVDSSFLERHLTNILAGLYSLAGTPDVAIVENLVESAPSLAKYSHQGVPDIRIVVFQGYPVMAMLRLATTASDGKANLHQGAVGVGLDIGSGRSLNAVQFNRPITLHPDTGLALENIQIEAWDEMLEMASRCYEATGLGYMGVDLVVDANEGPLLLELNARPGLAIQMANGRGLLPRLRAIEALKRPHFTPLERSRFAMDTFASF; from the coding sequence ATGGATTGGATTTCACCGCGATCTCTCAAGAGGCTCGGGATGCTCAATATGAACCGGAGAAATGTCGACTACATTTCCCGGTACAATGAGCGCTCGTCGTACCCTCTGGTGGACAACAAGCTGAAGACCAAGCTGGTGGTTGCCGAATACGGGGTAAAAACGCCCAAGCTGCTTCAGATTGTCCGCCAACAGCATGAAATATCCCACTTCCGGGAGATGGCTGAAGACCTTGAGGGCTTTGCGATAAAACCGGCGAAGGGGTCTGGCGGCAAAGGCATTACGGTGATTACCGGGCGCGATGGTGATGATTACATCAAGGCTTCCGGTTCCCGTGTCGATTCTTCATTCCTTGAGCGTCACCTGACCAATATTCTGGCCGGTCTCTACTCTCTTGCAGGCACTCCGGACGTTGCGATTGTCGAGAACCTGGTGGAATCCGCTCCTTCACTGGCAAAGTATTCGCATCAGGGTGTGCCCGACATCCGTATTGTGGTGTTTCAGGGTTACCCGGTGATGGCCATGCTGAGACTGGCGACAACCGCATCGGACGGTAAAGCCAACCTGCATCAGGGAGCCGTCGGCGTCGGTCTTGATATCGGGTCTGGTCGAAGTCTGAACGCAGTTCAGTTCAACCGTCCCATTACACTTCACCCGGATACCGGTCTTGCTCTGGAAAACATCCAGATTGAAGCCTGGGACGAGATGCTGGAAATGGCCTCTCGTTGCTACGAAGCTACCGGACTCGGCTACATGGGGGTTGATCTGGTGGTCGACGCCAACGAAGGGCCGTTACTACTGGAGCTGAACGCACGCCCCGGACTCGCCATTCAGATGGCAAACGGTCGGGGGCTGCTGCCCCGCCTGCGAGCCATCGAAGCGCTGAAACGCCCGCACTTCACACCACTGGAGCGTTCCCGTTTCGCCATGGACACGTTCGCCAGTTTCTGA
- a CDS encoding inactive transglutaminase family protein yields the protein MTTRSRLPFYIAVFLLIAAGISLAVWRHIELGIPWLTGEQRPVWMVEARIDFDAGDGSVLASLNIPEQPPGFRILTEQAASPGYGFSIIYSSGSRRAEWSKREVSGPQTLYFKAQFIPDANAQPEIPVREPKTPRTFWEEPEATAVQEILDQARARSSTPESMTRELIRLMQPDTRTQNTTLLVSEENYLDLLVDMLNHSGIAARIADGLRLEDARRRQQLMPYLQIYNGKQWLTFNPKTAEQGVPDDLLLWRQGSASLLDVVGGENSEVSFSMLRQTVPALQLATMESASNGLGFLSFYELPIEEQSMFRMLLLLPLGALMVAFMRIVIGIRTSGTFMPVLIAVAFVQTTLVPGLIAFLSVVAIGLLMRGYLSSLNLLLVSRISALIILVIFITAGLSIIGYQMGFNTGMTVTFFPMVIIAWTIERMSILWEEEGAHEVMVQGAGSLFVAICAYLLMSAPLAGHLTFNFPELHLVILGLILLMGQYTGYKLSELRRFTPMKAYD from the coding sequence GTGACCACCCGCTCGCGCCTGCCGTTTTATATTGCCGTTTTTCTCCTCATCGCAGCGGGCATTTCGCTTGCTGTCTGGAGACACATTGAGCTTGGCATCCCCTGGCTGACAGGCGAGCAGCGTCCTGTCTGGATGGTCGAGGCCCGAATCGATTTTGACGCCGGCGACGGATCAGTGCTTGCCAGCCTCAACATACCCGAGCAACCCCCGGGATTCCGTATCCTTACCGAGCAGGCTGCATCACCTGGCTACGGCTTCTCTATCATCTACAGCTCGGGAAGCCGCCGGGCGGAATGGAGCAAGCGGGAAGTCTCCGGACCGCAGACACTGTACTTCAAAGCCCAGTTTATTCCGGACGCTAACGCTCAACCGGAAATTCCCGTGCGGGAACCGAAAACACCGAGGACCTTTTGGGAGGAACCCGAAGCCACAGCCGTTCAGGAAATACTGGACCAGGCCAGGGCCCGTTCGAGTACTCCAGAAAGCATGACCCGAGAGCTTATCCGGCTGATGCAGCCCGACACCCGCACCCAGAACACCACCCTGCTGGTCTCGGAAGAGAACTACCTGGACCTTCTGGTCGATATGCTCAACCATAGCGGTATCGCTGCCAGGATAGCCGACGGCCTCAGGCTTGAGGATGCGCGCAGGCGGCAACAGCTGATGCCCTACCTGCAAATCTACAATGGCAAACAGTGGCTCACCTTCAACCCGAAAACCGCTGAACAGGGCGTACCTGACGATCTGTTGCTCTGGCGCCAGGGCTCTGCTTCTTTGCTGGATGTCGTGGGCGGGGAAAACTCCGAAGTGAGCTTCTCCATGCTCCGGCAAACTGTCCCGGCCCTGCAACTGGCGACCATGGAATCCGCCTCCAACGGCCTCGGTTTCCTGAGCTTCTATGAGCTGCCCATTGAAGAACAAAGCATGTTCCGGATGCTGCTGTTGCTGCCACTCGGTGCACTCATGGTGGCCTTCATGCGGATCGTCATCGGCATCCGTACCTCTGGCACTTTCATGCCCGTGCTCATCGCCGTGGCCTTCGTCCAGACAACTCTGGTGCCCGGGCTGATTGCTTTCCTGTCGGTTGTCGCCATAGGTCTGCTCATGCGCGGTTATCTGTCCAGTCTCAACCTGTTGCTGGTATCTCGAATATCCGCCCTGATCATTCTGGTTATTTTCATCACCGCGGGCTTGAGCATTATCGGTTACCAGATGGGATTCAACACTGGCATGACGGTCACTTTCTTCCCGATGGTTATTATTGCCTGGACGATCGAGCGCATGTCCATCCTCTGGGAGGAAGAAGGCGCCCACGAGGTCATGGTTCAGGGTGCCGGCAGCCTGTTCGTGGCCATCTGCGCCTATCTGCTGATGAGCGCGCCTCTGGCTGGCCATCTGACCTTCAACTTCCCGGAGCTGCACCTCGTGATCCTCGGGCTGATCCTGTTGATGGGCCAATACACCGGCTACAAGCTCAGCGAGCTACGACGGTTCACGCCAATGAAGGCGTACGACTGA
- a CDS encoding ATP-dependent zinc protease family protein, which produces MVPKTDLNELQGSVKSQRATLVTMEENAATRHEQAVAQTRSSTQTILDAIATQVEKPECPPVQVQKQCPATDNSKGRADRLKGKVIVGEVENFYLAGPGLIYKARIDSGAETSSIDARNITRFERDGSNWVRFDVPVPGADKFVTLEKEISRRVRVIQASADEAERRVVVELQFFIGDHRQVAEFTLADRTNLTYEVLIGRNILRDVMLVDVGKEYATELPESIRKSNGNES; this is translated from the coding sequence ATGGTTCCCAAAACAGACCTCAATGAGCTTCAGGGATCCGTCAAGAGCCAGCGTGCGACTCTCGTTACCATGGAAGAGAATGCAGCGACTCGACACGAGCAAGCCGTTGCCCAGACCCGCTCATCGACTCAAACCATACTGGACGCGATCGCCACCCAGGTAGAAAAGCCCGAATGTCCGCCCGTTCAGGTCCAGAAGCAGTGCCCCGCAACAGACAACTCAAAAGGCCGCGCTGATCGCCTCAAGGGGAAAGTCATTGTCGGTGAGGTAGAGAATTTCTACCTCGCGGGCCCCGGCTTGATCTACAAAGCTCGAATCGACAGCGGCGCCGAAACTTCCTCCATCGACGCACGCAACATCACCCGGTTTGAGCGGGATGGCAGCAACTGGGTGCGGTTTGATGTACCCGTTCCCGGCGCCGACAAGTTCGTGACACTGGAGAAAGAAATCTCCCGTCGTGTCCGGGTTATCCAGGCCAGCGCGGACGAGGCTGAGCGCCGTGTTGTTGTCGAACTCCAGTTCTTTATTGGCGACCATCGGCAGGTAGCCGAGTTCACACTTGCCGACAGAACAAACCTGACCTACGAAGTCCTGATCGGCCGCAATATTCTGCGTGACGTAATGCTGGTCGATGTCGGCAAGGAGTACGCCACCGAATTGCCTGAATCCATCCGCAAAAGCAACGGGAACGAATCGTGA